CTTTAAATCATATATGTAAGTTTAATAGTTTTAAAAAATAATCCCCGGCTGCCTAATATGCTTCCAACGTGAATAAATTACTTGAATAAAGAGGGGGCAATATTCCAGTGACTTGCATTCGCTAATGAGCATATAATTTTACTAGGCACAGAGAAGCCGGGGCGACATTGTAGCTATGTACAATATCAAAAGGGTACGATAAAAGAATATCGTAATTGCTTATCAAATTTCAGAGATTGATAATGAAATTGAAAATCATTATCAATTAGAATTTTCGCTTATTTCCTGTAATTTGTCAAGGGCATTTATTAAAAAAAATTCAACATATTTACCAATCCTTTATAATAGTTAAATTCTTTTAAAAAATCTGTATAAAAATGTATAATGAGAGGATGAAAAGATGCTATCTACATATGAAGAATCGAAGGGTGTCATAGATGAAAAATTTGTCTTCATTTCTTAAGCCATACTGGCTTTTGATCATTCTTGCTTTATCCTTAATGATTGTCGAGCTCGGGGTAGAGCTGTTACAGCCTCTATTTATAGCAAAAATAATTGATGATGGCATTTTGCAGAAAGATTTATCGGTGGTGATTAAATGGGGAAGTGTCATGGTTGGACTTTCCGTTTTTTCATTCCTTGGCGGGATCGTTAATTCCTTTACGGCATCACATGTAAGTCAAAGCTTTGGACATGATGTAAGGAAAAGTCTTTTTGGTAAAATACAGGCGTTCTCTTTTGCGAATTTGAATAATATCCCGACTTCCTCGTTGATAACAAGGATGACGAATGATGTGACCCAACTTCAAAATACGGTTTTTATGGGCTTGCGCATCATGGCAAGGGCGCCTTTGATCGTAATCGGCGGGGCGATAATGGCAATTACGGTCGATTTGAAGCTATCCCTAGTTTTGGTCATTTCAATTCCGGTTCTTGTCTTCTTCCTTAGATGGGTGATGAAAAGAGCGGCCAAGCTGTTTAAGCTCGTGCAGAATAAACTAGATAACGTCAATGGCGTCATGAGGGAAAACCTGATAGGCATGCGCTTGATCAAAGCTTTTCTTCGTAAGGAGCATGAGATCGGCCGATTTGACGATGCGAATGAAGAGTTAAAAAGAAAGACTATGGCTTCCCTTCGTTTAATTGAAACGACGATGCCTGTGTTGATGCTTGTCATGAATGTGGCGATTCTGATCATTCTCTGGCTTGGAAGCGAATTTATAACAACGGGAGATATACAGGTAGGGGAGGTTGTGGCGATCGTTAACTATGCCACGAGGATTGCGGCATCCCTTTCCGTTTTTTCATGGCTGATCATGGTCATTTCCCGTGCGAAGGCTTCAGCGGAACGTGTGACGGAAATATTCGAAACCCCGATAGACATTGATGAAGGCAAGGCGGAAAGCAAGAGTGGGGCCGTCAATGGGGGAGGCATCGAGTTTCTGGATGTATCTTTCCGCTATCCTGGAACCGAAACCCCGATTTTGAAAAACTTGAGCTTCTCCATCGATCCGGGAGAATCGCTTGCCATCATAGGAGCTACGGGATCTGGGAAAACATCACTGTTTCAGCTGATTCCAAGATTATACGAAGTTGAAAGCGGCTCCATTCGAATTGATGACCAGGATGTGAGAGATATTCCCTTGAATTCGCTGCGGAAAAGGATTGGCTATGTTCCGCAAGAGGCCCTGCTTTTTTCAGGAACCATAAAAAATAATGTCGCTTGGGGAAAAGAAGATGCCTCGATGGAGGAAATCGTGACAGCGGCCATGCATGCTCAGGTACATGAGACCGTAATGAAACTTCCGAAACAATATGAAACCCAGTTAGGGCAAAAAGGTGTGAATCTGTCCGGAGGGCAAAAACAGCGCTTATCGATAGCAAGGGCATTGGTGCGCAGACCAAAAATTCTCCTTCTGGATGATAGTACGAGCGCGCTGGATTTGAAAACGGAAAGTAAATTGCTTGCCGCTTTAAAGGAATATACATGCACAACGCTCATCATTACACAAAAAATCAGTACTGCCATGGAGGCGGACAACATATTGTTGTTGGAAAGCGGTCAAGTGCTTGCGCTGGGGAAACATCAGGATTTGATGCAAACAAGCGATCTTTATCGAAAAATCGTTCACTCACAGTTTGGGGAGGAGGGGATTTCTCTTGAGTCGAAGAATATCTCCCGATAAGGCAAGGACTAAACCGGTCAACTCCTGGAATACGATAAAAAGGATCATTCCCTACTTAGCAACGAATAAAAGCCTGCTATTTTGTGTCCTTTTCATGGTACTGATAAGCTCGGTTTTGGGATTGCTTGGCCCTTTTCTTGTTGGGATGGCCATTGATGATTATATTGTCACAAGAGATAGCGGGGGGCTGATCAGCCTTCTTTTCGGACTTCTTGGAGTCTATATATTCTATTCGCTGTCCATGTGGCTTCAGAATTATTGGATGATCGGAATCGCACAGGATACGGTTTATGCAATGCGCAATCAATTGTTCAAAAAGCTTCACCAGTTGTCCATCCCCTTTTTTGACCGGCGTCAGCATGGGGAATTGATGAGTAGGGTCACGAATGATATAGAAAATGTCAGTTCAACTTTGAATAGTTCTGTCATCCAGATTTTTTCCAGTGTGCTGACACTGGTCGGGACAATCGGAGTTATGCTGTATTTGAGCCCTTTATTAACTGTTCTAACATTATTAATCGTTCCTCTTATGTTCTTCGGTCTGAGGTGGATAACGAACCGGACGGGAAAGCTGTTTAAAGAACAGCAGAAGAATCTTGGAGAACTGAATGGGTTTATAGAAGAAACGATTTCCGGACAACGGATCGTAAAGGCCTTTTCACAGGAAGATAAAGTGATCCGTGATTTTGTCATCCGGAGTGAAAACCTAAAGAAAGCTGGGTTCCTATCACAATCATACTCGGGGCTGATTCCGAAATTGATGAATTTGCTGAATAACTTAAGCTTCACGGTAATAGCAGCTGTCGGGGGATTTTTGGCGCTGAGTGGCATAGGGACGGTTTCCATCGGGGTCATTGTCATTTTCACCGAGTATTCAAGGCAATTCACCCGTCCGCTCAATGATCTCGCTAACCAATTCAATACACTACTCTCGGCTGTTGCCGGTGCGGAGCGGGTTTTCACCATACTTGATGAAAAAGAAGAGGAAGTGGATGAGGAACAGGCCTCTGAACTTCGTGATGTCCGTGGTGAGGTGGAATTTAAGGGTGTTTCTTTTTCGTATAATGATGAGGAGCAAACGATATATGATGTTGATTTCCGTGCGGAAAAAGGGGAGACCATCGCGCTTGTAGGTCCCACTGGGGCAGGTAAGACTACGATCATTAATCTTCTAGCCCGTTTTTACGAGCCGAACAGCGGCCGGATATTGATTGATGGCCAGGATATCCAACAGGTGACGAGGTCTAGTCTCCGTAAGCATATGGGATTCGTTCTACAGGATTCATTTTTGTTTCAAGGTACGATTCGTGAAAATATCCGCTACGGCCGGCTGGATGCCGAAGATGAAGAAGTGGTGGATGCAGCCAAGCTTGCCAATGCCCATTCCTTTATCATGAAACTGCCGGATCGGTATGAT
This sequence is a window from Brevibacillus sp. JNUCC-41. Protein-coding genes within it:
- a CDS encoding ABC transporter ATP-binding protein, with amino-acid sequence MSRRISPDKARTKPVNSWNTIKRIIPYLATNKSLLFCVLFMVLISSVLGLLGPFLVGMAIDDYIVTRDSGGLISLLFGLLGVYIFYSLSMWLQNYWMIGIAQDTVYAMRNQLFKKLHQLSIPFFDRRQHGELMSRVTNDIENVSSTLNSSVIQIFSSVLTLVGTIGVMLYLSPLLTVLTLLIVPLMFFGLRWITNRTGKLFKEQQKNLGELNGFIEETISGQRIVKAFSQEDKVIRDFVIRSENLKKAGFLSQSYSGLIPKLMNLLNNLSFTVIAAVGGFLALSGIGTVSIGVIVIFTEYSRQFTRPLNDLANQFNTLLSAVAGAERVFTILDEKEEEVDEEQASELRDVRGEVEFKGVSFSYNDEEQTIYDVDFRAEKGETIALVGPTGAGKTTIINLLARFYEPNSGRILIDGQDIQQVTRSSLRKHMGFVLQDSFLFQGTIRENIRYGRLDAEDEEVVDAAKLANAHSFIMKLPDRYDTILNQDGGGISQGQRQLLSIARAILADPVLLILDEATSSIDTITELKIQEALHRLMEGRTSFVIAHRLNTIQQSDQILVLDEGRIIEKGSHEELLRQRGFYYELFRSSLRGNQIG
- a CDS encoding ABC transporter ATP-binding protein produces the protein MKNLSSFLKPYWLLIILALSLMIVELGVELLQPLFIAKIIDDGILQKDLSVVIKWGSVMVGLSVFSFLGGIVNSFTASHVSQSFGHDVRKSLFGKIQAFSFANLNNIPTSSLITRMTNDVTQLQNTVFMGLRIMARAPLIVIGGAIMAITVDLKLSLVLVISIPVLVFFLRWVMKRAAKLFKLVQNKLDNVNGVMRENLIGMRLIKAFLRKEHEIGRFDDANEELKRKTMASLRLIETTMPVLMLVMNVAILIILWLGSEFITTGDIQVGEVVAIVNYATRIAASLSVFSWLIMVISRAKASAERVTEIFETPIDIDEGKAESKSGAVNGGGIEFLDVSFRYPGTETPILKNLSFSIDPGESLAIIGATGSGKTSLFQLIPRLYEVESGSIRIDDQDVRDIPLNSLRKRIGYVPQEALLFSGTIKNNVAWGKEDASMEEIVTAAMHAQVHETVMKLPKQYETQLGQKGVNLSGGQKQRLSIARALVRRPKILLLDDSTSALDLKTESKLLAALKEYTCTTLIITQKISTAMEADNILLLESGQVLALGKHQDLMQTSDLYRKIVHSQFGEEGISLESKNISR